Proteins encoded by one window of Panicum virgatum strain AP13 chromosome 7N, P.virgatum_v5, whole genome shotgun sequence:
- the LOC120680770 gene encoding pentatricopeptide repeat-containing protein At2g06000-like — MFLLHSTFLLVRIRLPPHHPLRLLHYFSPNSHPPPHHPSTAPAPAPAPPHAAELWIAKALASASLLRPHRIPAFVGLAPSPLAAAVAVRLAPCAAAALCIFSCLHSPPLSLSPSENSYRHVISLLCRSGRHSNALKLFDQMMGQSGYFPDAGFFSFVAGSCTNAGLLDAAATLLAKGSQFGCHIEPYACNKLVNSFIAHGRTQDAVALFENWIQEGLYSPDVWSFNVVIKWLCRVGNVQKALQLVERMDEFGCSPDTVTHNILVDGLCRVKEVNKGHEILRRLQRDGFCMANVVTYTSVISGYCKVGRMEDAMAVYNDMLESGTKPNTVTYNVLINGYGKAGDIESALGMYQQLMLRRCPPDVVTFSSLIDGYCRCGQLDGAMRIWKDMVQYHIQPNVYTFSIMIHSLCKHNRSEEALGLLRELNMRQDIAPRTFIYNPVIDILCKGGKVDEANLILLDMEDKGCHPDKYTYTILIIGHCMKGRIPEAITLFHKMVETGCYPDDITVKSFTSCVLKAGMPNEVDRIMLIASGHASSSQKVCSLQSQRLDVSIAV, encoded by the coding sequence ATGTTCCTCCTCCACAGCACCTTCCTGCTCGTCCGCATCCGCCTCCCTCCTCACCaccccctccgcctcctccactacTTCAGCCCCAAcagccacccgccgccgcatcATCCGTCCACGGCCCCGgctccggccccggccccgccgcacgccgccgagcTTTGGATCGCCAAAGCGCTCGCATCAGCGTCCCTCCTCCGGCCGCACCGCATCCCTGCCTTCGTCGGCCTCGCTCcctccccgctcgccgccgcggtcgcGGTCCGCCtcgcgccgtgcgccgccgccgcgctgtgcATCTTCTCCTGTCTGCACTCTCCGCCGCTCTCCCTATCCCCTTCTGAGAACTCCTACCGCCACGTCATCTCGTTGCTGTGCCGGTCCGGCCGCCACAGCAACGCCCTTAAGCTGTTCGACCAAATGATGGGCCAGTCGGGGTACTTTCCCGATGCGGGATTCTTCTCGTTCGTGGCAGGATCCTGCACCAATGCGGGTCTTCTTGATGCCGCGGCAACTTTGCTCGCTAAAGGCTCCCAGTTTGGTTGCCACATTGAGCCGTATGCGTGTAACAAGCTCGTGAACTCGTTTATTGCACACGGCCGCACACAGGATGCTGTTGCTTTGTTTGAGAATTGGATTCAAGAGGGGCTGTATTCTCCAGATGTCTGGAGTTTTAATGTCGTCATTAAGTGGTTGTGTCGGGTAGGGAATGTCCAAAAGGCACTTCAGTTGGTTGAAAGGATGGATGAGTTTGGGTGTTCACCGGATACTGTCACACACAATATTCTTGTTGATGGGCTATGCAGGGTTAAGGAGGTGAACAAGGGCCATGAGATATTAAGGAGGCTCCAAAGGGATGGTTTTTGCATGGCCAATGTAGTGACATACACCTCAGTGATCTCAGGTTATTGTAAGGTTGGCAGGATGGAGGATGCTATGGCAGTATACAATGACATGCTTGAATCTGGAACAAAACCCAACACGGTCACATACAATGTACTTATTAATGGATATGGAAAGGCTGGAGATATTGAATCTGCATTGGGAATGTATCAACAGCTTATGCTCCGTCGCTGCCCCCCTGATGTTGTGACATTTAGTTCGTTGATTGATGGGTATTGTCGATGTGGACAGCTTGATGGTGCAATGAGGATTTGGAAGGATATGGTTCAGTACCATATTCAACCGAATGTGTACACTTTCTCTATCATGATACACTCACTTTGTAAGCATAATAGATCAGAGGAAGCTCTTGGTCTTCTGAGGGAATTGAACATGCGGCAAGACATTGCTCCACGAACGTTCATATATAACCCTGTGATTGATATACTGTGCAAGGGTGGAAAGGTGGATGAAGCAAACTTGATCCTATTGGATATGGAAGATAAAGGGTGTCATCCTGACAAGTATACATATACTATTCTAATAATTGGGCACTGTATGAAAGGTAGGATACCAGAAGCAATCACCCTTTTCCACAAAATGGTGGAGACTGGGTGTTACCCTGACGATATTACGGTTAAATCTTTTACTAGTTGTGTTTTGAAGGCTGGGATGCCTAATGAGGTGGATCGCATAATGCTTATTGCTTCAGGACATGCTTCATCTAGTCAGAAAGTTTGTTCTCTCCAGAGTCAAAGACTAGATGTTTCAATTGCTGTATAG
- the LOC120680772 gene encoding uncharacterized protein LOC120680772 yields MASSSSSGVGAEGGVGEGPTTLDELYQINVVPAELHFKFRKELQGLRVGLNLEFFNLEVNDFEAKVVLKPLDYDRKWKFQYKPINGDIQLLSKKIPVTKFLNLQVGIGHNFHLNATGWKWKLSTCLGGDGVSQIRNKSKISMFPGFDLRIGWRAEYVLPEIHGALGTGEPAFSMNYGRLHASIDRLEAVVTQSDRY; encoded by the exons ATGGCCTCGAGCTCCAGCAGCGGCGTTGGGGCGGAAGGCGGGGTCGGCGAGGGTCCGACGACGCTGGACGAGCTGTACCAGATCAACGTGGTGCCGGCGGAGCTGCACTTCAAGTTCCGCAAGGAGCTCCAGGGCCTCCGCGTCGGCCTCAACCTCGAG TTCTTCAATCTTGAGGTGAATGATTTTGAGGCGAAGGTAGTACTGAAGCCTCTAGATTACGACCGGAAGTGGAAATTCCAGTACAAGCCCATCAATGGTGACATACAGCTGCTCTCCAAGAAGATACCAGTTACAAAGTTTCTAAATCTACAG GTTGGCATCGGTCACAATTTTCATCTGAATGCAACTGGATGGAAATGGAAGCTTTCCACTTGTCTTGGGGGAGATGGTGTCTCTCAGATAAGAAATAAGTCTAAAATCAGCATGTTCCCAGGGTTTGATTTGAGGATTGGATGGAGAGCTGAATATGTGCTTCCTGAGATTCATGG GGCTCTTGGCACAGGAGAACCTGCCTTCAGTATGAACTATGGGCGGCTGCATGCATCGATAGATCGGTTAGAGGCCGTCGTTACCCAGTCAGATCGGTACTGA
- the LOC120680771 gene encoding probable signal peptidase complex subunit 2, producing the protein MASDGSTATPAKVTPKKANLLDPHSIKHLLDETISDVVKSKGYTEDTRLGNLKLGIGAAVIAVALLAQFYPKKFPQNREFLLGCIALYVVLNVVLLILSYTKEKDAILFTHPPMGSFNSTGLIISSKLPRFSDMYTLTIASADPQSISANKPVHFTKSVTKWFTKEGVLVEGLFWKDVEKLIDDYNSERKSK; encoded by the exons ATGGCGAGCGACGGCTCGACAGCCACGCCGGCGAAGGTGACCCCGAAGAAGGCCAACCTCCTCGACCCGCACTCCATCAAGCACCTCCTCGACGAGACCATCTCCGAT GTCGTGAAGAGCAAGGGGTACACGGAGGACACGCGGTTGGGCAACTTGAAGCTGGGGATCGGGGCGGCCGTGATCGCCGTCGCCCTTCTCGCGCAGTTCTACCCGAAGAAGTTCCCACAGAACCGCGAGTTCCTCCTCGGCTGCATCGCATT GTATGTGGTGTTGAATGTGGTGCTGCTGATCCTTAGCTACACCAAGGAGAAGGATGCCATCCTCTTCACCCATCCTCCTATG GGTTCTTTCAACAGCACCGGCCTCATTATTTCTTCTAAGCTACCAAGGTTCTCGGACATGTACACCCTCACAATAGCCAGTGCAGACCCGCAATCTATCTCTGCTAATAAGCCAGTCCATTTCACTAAGAGCGTGACAAAGTG GTTTACTAAGGAAGGGGTTCTTGTGGAAGGTCTATTCTGGAAGGATGTTGAGAAGCTGATTGATGACTACAACAGCGAGCGCAAGAGTAAATGA
- the LOC120680773 gene encoding proline-rich receptor-like protein kinase PERK9: protein MPSSQPGMCRLPPNASEKPNHASSSPSPRSSSPPHLQLRPAPAPSSFTSPPPFPLPTTTTSSPIPPDSPRRPHLPLPQLDATPPPMATRPSSAPARAATLTLLLLLLLASASLSSSAAAAAAGVPTPPSAVPAAQRQVASAPDPPASPPPPARRHRHRHRRHRPPPPPPPRRRRLNFGERLGIAFAGVAVAMQVFLGAFLALRAWQLRRLDRAEVSSSTPLT from the coding sequence ATGCCATCCAGCCAGCCGGGCATGTGCCGCCTCCCACCGAACGCAAGTGAGAAACCGAACCACGCGTCCAGCTCCCCCTCGCCACGCTCCAGCTCACCACCTCACCTTCAGCTCCGCCCAGCCCCTGCGCCCTCGAGCTtcacctcccctcctcccttccctcttcctaccaccaccacctcttCCCCAATCCCACCAGATTCGCCTCGACGCCcccacctccctctccctcagctTGATGCCACGCCCCCTCCCATGGCGACACGCCCCTCGTCGGCACCCGCCCGAGCCGCGACCCtaaccctcctcctcctcctcctcctcgcctctgcgtccctctcctcctccgccgccgccgccgccgcgggtgtCCCCACGCCCCCGTCCGCGGTCCCCGCCGCGCAGCGGCAGGTGGCGTCGGCGCCGGACCCCccggcctcccctccccctccggcgcgccggcaccggcaccggcaccggaggcaccgtccgccgccgcccccgccgcccaggcggcggcgcctcaACTTCGGCGAGCGGCTCGGGATCGCCTTCGCCGGCGTGGCCGTCGCAATGCAGGTCTTCCTCGGCGCCTTCCTGGCGCTGCGCGCGTGGCAGCTGCGGCGGCTCGACAGGGCCGAGGTGTCCTCCTCCACGCCCCTCACCTGA